The following coding sequences are from one Methanosarcina sp. WWM596 window:
- a CDS encoding type IV pilin encodes MDRKKIFRNDKAVSPVIGVVLMVAITVILAAAIGSSVFGQGPAKSAPQANINVKFSNYVSGVPENITIEHLGGDSINWDNAELRLYDINGSTVGVNTTSIQTDYFNVGDVESLGINGTDVIELNSIYNVKIVDLLSNQVICNKELRT; translated from the coding sequence ATGGATCGCAAAAAAATATTTAGGAACGATAAGGCAGTGTCCCCGGTAATCGGTGTCGTGCTGATGGTCGCAATCACCGTCATCCTCGCCGCAGCAATTGGTTCATCTGTCTTTGGCCAGGGACCTGCAAAATCAGCACCGCAGGCGAACATCAATGTAAAATTCTCTAATTATGTGAGTGGTGTCCCTGAGAATATAACTATTGAACATCTTGGTGGCGACTCTATCAATTGGGATAATGCAGAACTCCGTTTATATGATATAAACGGCTCAACAGTTGGTGTAAATACCACTTCTATTCAAACTGATTACTTTAACGTTGGAGACGTTGAATCCCTCGGAATAAATGGTACTGACGTAATTGAACTTAATTCCATCTATAATGTGAAAATAGTTGATTTATTGTCTAACCAGGTCATCTGTAACAAAGAACTGAGGACTTAA